One window of the Colletotrichum destructivum chromosome 4, complete sequence genome contains the following:
- a CDS encoding Putative lysine methyltransferase, S-adenosyl-L-methionine-dependent methyltransferase superfamily, which translates to MRPSAHPLPPSSSLPPLRTLEQLSEADITSALQSLSAIYCSLPVSVAFQLTPESRRLAHHNKPLVDSGYVSETDDDHEEIDGVDHHIAALKVDAFERSFAERWLTGFIARAESLPCFESEEACQQALDQASCVLATFFAVPQTGADQDDKDQDYAREFAFELMVSDADTPNASVPITVRLNDRLAGTNSADPDDVGLQSWGASILMSEIMCASPARFGLSQPALGLSPRIVELGAGTGLVSLMLGNMLPHLGAPLPTIIATDYHPSVLNNLRSNIALNFPVPDTNHVQTAALDWSAPVLQAPLDIPADILVATDVIYAPEHAVWLRNCASCLLAPNGVFWLLVTVRQNGRFNGVSDSVEAAFTAVDGPKGKDGKRLVIVHSEELQKRTGVGRGDESGYKLLDIRWA; encoded by the coding sequence ATGAGACCATCAGCGCacccgctgccgccctcgagcagcCTGCCGCCCTTGCGGACCCTCGAGCAGCTCTCCGAAGCCGACATCACGTCGGCCCTGCAGAGTCTCTCAGCAATTTACTGCTCGCTACCGGTCTCCGTCGCCTTCCAGCTCACACCCGAGTCTCGGAGGCTCGCTCACCATAACAAGCCGCTGGTCGACTCCGGTTATGTGTCGGAGAcagacgacgaccacgaaGAGATCGATGGCGTCGATCACCACATCGCCGCGCTTAAAGTTGACGCTTTCGAGCGCAGCTTCGCCGAGCGCTGGCTGACCGGGTTCATCGCCCGGGCCGAGAGTCTTCCCTGTTTTGAGTCTGAAGAGGCATGCCAACAAGCCCTCGACCAGGCTTCGTGTGTGCTCGCAACCTTTTTCGCCGTCCCCCAGACTGGCGCCGACCAAGACGACAAGGACCAAGACTATGCCCGCGAGTTCGCCTTCGAGCTCATGGTATCCGACGCTGACACACCGAACGCAAGCGTCCCGATCACAGTACGGCTCAACGATAGGTTGGCTGGCACGAACTCGGCCGAtccggacgacgtcggccttCAAAGCTGGGGCGCCTCGATTCTGATGTCGGAAATCATGTGCGCTTCACCTGCCCGCTTCGGGCTATCGCAGCCCGCACTCGGTCTATCGCCGCGCATCGTTGAACTTGGGGCAGGCACGGGACTTGTCAGCCTGATGCTTGGGAACATGTTGCCTCATCTTGGAGCTCCTCTTCCAACCATTATCGCCACAGACTATCACCCGTCAGTGCTTAACAACCTGCGGTCCAATATCGCGCTCAATTTCCCGGTGCCGGATACGAATCATGTGCAGACAGCAGCTCTCGACTGGTCCGCGCCCGTTCTGCAAGCGCCTTTGGATATCCCAGCTGACATTCTTGTTGCGACCGACGTCATCTATGCCCCCGAGCATGCGGTATGGCTGCGCAACTGCGCATCGTGCCTGCTGGCACCAAACGGCGTCTTCTGGCTTCTCGTTACGGTTCGCCAGAATGGCCGTTTCAATGGGGTCAGCGACAGCGTAGAGGCCGCCTTCACAGCAGTCGATGGCCCCAAAGGGAAGGATGGGAAGAGGCTTGTGATTGTACATTCAGAAGAACTGCAAAAGCGTACCGGTGTCGGACGTGGCGATGAGAGCGGGTACAAGCTTCTCGACATCCGGTGGGCGTGA
- a CDS encoding Putative metallopeptidase, catalytic domain superfamily, giving the protein MQLFCSYFFLFTFLPFCLGFRVHSQNPRLQYNKRDITGNYVIDQQENSPFGCSESQIIALERAITEARYLAGKASAVLGKPGSEFSQAYRLWFGMYMLKSNKEDNSKPATRDAIRKNNFDAVRQMKWPGPTNRVPQWYNDNLSPTGLTFTCAAENDESCSSGTIAMVYEDGHQHQGHKWAGNVILLCRGFFLKKSHKTMIKTWRKSKDEASLSAGFALLHEVQHISAIVGKERRCIDAKNLAPAPNDVSKLCYHYHWSNSCANIPDAMKISNAQNMAFFALEVTANPTTGEPSKEQRQP; this is encoded by the exons ATGCAACTGTTTTGTTCATATTTCTTTCTCTTCACTTTTTTGCCCTTTTGCTTAGGTTTTAGGGTCCACAGCCAAAACCCCCGTCTTCAATATAACAAACGAGACATCACTGGCAATTACGTCATCGACCAACAAGAGAACAGCCCTTTTGGCTGTAGCGAGAGTCAGATCATTGCTTTGGAAAGAGCTATAACCGAGGCTCGATATTTAGCCGGGAAAGCTTCAGCTGTACTTGGCAAGCCTGGTTCTGAGTTCTCTCAGGCATACCGTCTGTGGTTTGGCA TGTATATGCTAAAATCCAATAAAGAGGATAATTCGAAGCCTGCAACTAGAGATGCGATACGAAAAAATAACTTCGATGCAGTTCGGCAGATGAAATGGCCGGGCCCAACCAACCGAGTCCCTCAATGGTATAACGACAATCTCAGTCCAACGGGGCTTACATTTACGTGCGCTGCTGAGAATGATGAATCTTGTTCCAGTGGTACAATTGCTATGGTTTATGAGGATGGACATCAGCACCAAGGTCACAAATGGGCCGGTAATGTAATCCTTCTGTGCAGAGGGTTTTTTTTGAAGAAGTCTCACAAAACTATGATTAAAACGTGGCGGAAGTCCAAGGACGAAGCCAGTCTCTCTGCGGGTTTTGCCCTGTTACACGAAGTGCAACACATTTCTGCTATTGTTGGGAAGGAAAGACGATGCATCGACGCCAAAAATCTAGCTCCAGCTCCAAACGATGTTAGTAAGCTTTGCTACCACTATCACTG GAGTAATAGCTGCGCAAACATTCCGGATGCGATGAAGATAAGCAATGCCCAAAACATGGCCTTTTTTGCATTAGAAGTTACGGCAAACCCTACAACAGGCGAACCCTCGAAAGAGCAGCGCCAGCCTTAA